One Thunnus albacares chromosome 12, fThuAlb1.1, whole genome shotgun sequence genomic region harbors:
- the tox4a gene encoding TOX high mobility group box family member 4-A — protein sequence MDLNFYSDLSDGCAQNVDSEFLDTQAYGGYSEENKFPEGSDSYLTISGPGHPFLSAEQTFHTPSLGDEVFEIPPISLDPDPSLSISDAVSHFELSDGSDGTGGPPGSRSLVSNLVVEANDPSFASTFVNTGSQGLEQLNLGAMGQAGGGALLSSSALELGNTSGSHFSSSSPMTIDVQLGDIGHGLLGSSQLTTINQSELTMGLGGENIGHHSGTPEQPLSATPSPAGSLQDEDMDDFKRSVLVDSPMSLSSSSSVLSHMSSNQALLSSVSPATARRGGGKPATLASVSGAVGAKKGRKKKDPNEPQKPVSAYALFFRDTQAAIKGQNPNASFGEVSKIVASMWDSLAEEQKQVYKRKTEAAKKEYLKALAAYRANQLSQPATEEMDTAPSPPPPVVNPTPAALPPAGQQAIRPAINNLEENTITNICASNIILDVPEMTTRSRTGANKTTTTPAAVLPAQPITKIIIPKHMLQTGGQVVTVLPGGVRTLQPALVVSGASRQPPPLQQMQNAPPPPRLQQMAPAPPPLQAKPREGSTTPGLPVSVTATPPPPLQIKIVPASLPGKEALPIIVPTTAASVTTSGQSAPVVAVQVVNSADTSGNPDEDVVAEVLPSEEDEMEVNECSETSSVKSVCVRAGCNNPAVESDDWDKEYCSNECVATHCRDIFKAWCSIKNQTMGTVK from the exons ATGGACCTTAATTTTTACTCGGACCTGTCGGACGGTTGTGCTCAAAATGTTGATTCGGAGTTTTTGGACACTCAAGCTTACGGTGGATACTCTGAGGAAAATAAG TTTCCAGAGGGCAGCGACAGTTATCTGACTATTAGCGGACCGGGCCACCCTTTTCTGTCCGCCGAG CAGACATTTCATACTCCCAGTCTCGGGGATGAGGTTTTTGAGATCCCTCCCATCTCCCTTGACCCAGACCCATCCCTGAGCATCAGTGATGCCGTGTCCCACTTTGAGCTGTCTGACGGGTCAGATGGCACCGGGGGACCTCCAGGCTCCCGCAGCCTTGTCAGCAACCTGGTGGTGGAGGCCAACGACCCATCCTTTGCCTCCACCTTTGTGAACACTGGGTCCCAGGGATTGGAGCAGCTGAACCTCGGGGCCATGGGCCAGGCTGGAGGGGGAGCCCTGCTGAGCTCCTCTGCATTG GAACTGGGTAATACCAGTGGGTCACATTTTAGCAGTTCATCCCCCATGACCATTGATGTTCAACTTGGTGATATTGGTCACGGTCTGTTGGGAAGCAGTCAGCTGACTACTATTAACCAGTCGGAGCTAACAATGGGTCTCGGGGGTGAAAACATCGGGCATCATTCAGGGACACCTGAGCAGCCGCTGTCAGCAACGCCGTCTCCAGCTGGCTCCCTACAGGATGAGGACATGGATGACTTCAAG AGGAGTGTGCTCGTAGACTCCCCcatgtctctctcctcctcctcctctgtcctctcccaCATGTCCTCCAACCAAGCTCTCCTGTCTTCTGTGTCACCGGCTACGGCAAGGAGGGGCGGGGGGAAGCCAGCCACACTGGCCTCGGTGAGTGGGGCAGTGGGCgcaaagaaaggaaggaagaagaaagaccCCAATGAGCCACAGAAGCCAGTTTCAGCGTATGCCCTGTTCTTCAGAGACACCCAGGCTGCCATCAAGGGCCAGAATCCTAACGCGTCGTTTGGTGAGGTGTCGAAGATTGTGGCCTCCATGTGGGACAGCCTGGCTGAGGAACAGAAACAG GTGtataagagaaagacagaagcaGCTAAAAAGGAGTATTTAAAAGCACTGGCAGCTTATAGAGCCAACCAGCTCTCACAG CCTGCCACTGAGGAGATGGACACGGCCCCTTCACCACCTCCACCAGTGGTCAACCCGACTCCTGCAGCCCTCCCCCCCGCAGGTCAACAGGCCATCCGCCCAGCTATCAACAACCTTGAAGAGAACACCATCACCAACATTTGCGCCTCCAACATCATCCTGGACGTCCCGGAGATGACCACACGTTCCCGCACAGGGGCAAACAAAACCACCACTACACCAGCAGCAGTCCTCCCAGCCCAGCCCATCACTAAGATTATAATCCCGAAGCACATGCTGCAGACGGGGGGCCAGGTGGTGACCGTCCTGCCCGGAGGGGTCCGCACTCTGCAGCCTGCGCTGGTGGTGTCGGGCGCCTCTCGTCAGCCACCACCACTGCAGCAGATGCAGAATGCGCCGCCTCCACCGCGACTCCAACAGATGGCACCAGCACCTCCACCCTTGCAGGCCAAGCCCCGAGAGGGGAGCACCACACCGGGCCTCCCTGTGTCTGTCACGGccacacctccacctccactccAGATAAAAATAGTTCCAGCCTCCTTACCAGGAAAAGAAGCCCTGCCAATTATTGTCCCCACGACGGCGGCATCAGTGACTACATCTGGCCAATCTGCACCTGTTGTTGCAGTGCAGGTGGTGAATTCTGCCGACACATCAGGCAATCCCGACGAGGATGTAGTTGCAGAAGTGCTACCTTCAGAAGAG